The genomic window CTTCGATTGGGTATTCCCCAGCAGCTGTTTCACCAGATAACATCACTGCGTCAGTTCCATCGTAAATCGCGTTTGCCACGTCACTTGCTTCAGCACGTGTTGGACGAGGATTTTTTTGCATAGAATCTAACATTTGAGTCGCTGTAATAACTGGTTTACCTAATGCATTACATTTTCTAATCATTTCTTTTTGTACAACTGGTACATTTTCAGTTGGAATTTCAACACCCATGTCACCACGAGCAACCATTAAACCACTAGATACTTTTAAGATATCATCTAAGTTATCAATACCTTCTTGGTTTTCAATTTTAGAAATAATTTGAATATGTGTTGCGTTGTTTTGTTCTAAGATTTCAGTGATTTCTAACACGTCACTTGGGCGACGAACAAAACTTGCCGCGATGAAATCAACGTCGTTTTCAATACCAAAACGAATATCAGCTGCATCTTTTTCGGTGATACCAGGTAAGTTAATACTTACATTAGGAACGTTAACGCCTTTTTTGTTTTTCAATACGCCTTCGTTTAATACTTTTGTGACGATTTCTTTATTAACTGAATCGATTTCGATTACTTCTAAGTCAATTAATCCATCATCTAAAAGGATATGGCTTCCTACATGAACATCATCAATTAAACCTGGGTAAGTAATTGAGAATTTTTCTTTTGTTCCTTCTACTTCACTCATTGCAATGCGAACTATATCACCAGTCGTTAATTCAACGATGCCATCTTTCATATTATGCGTACGAATTTCTGGACCTTTTGTATCTAATAAAATTGCAATGGTTTTACCAGTAATTTTTGCCGCTTCACGAATATTTTTAATACGTGCTCCATGTTCTTCAAAATCTCCATGTGAGAAGTTCAAGCGAGCTACGTTCATTCCTGAATTCATTAATTCAACTAATGTGTCTAAAGATTCACTTGCTGGACCGATTGTACAAACAATTTTAGTTTTTTTCATGTAAAAAACGCTCCTTAGTATTTTTTTATTTATATTAAAATGAGATTTGATGATTTAGATCATACAAACTCAAATCTGGCTGATGTTTCTTTTGTTCTAATGTTTCAATGATATCATTTGCCACAACTTCATTGTTTACAGAACCAATACATAATCCACCTTGACCATTTTTTAGTAAGTCAACTGCAAATCCACCGAATTTACTTGCTAAAACACGATCTCGAGCTGATGGTGCTCCACCACGTACAACGTGTCCTAATACGGATACACGGGCATGGAAATCTCCGTACTCTGCTAATTCGTCAGCAAATTTATGACCTGACATCACACCTTCTGCTAAGACGATTAAACAATGTTTTTTACCACGGTCACGGCCTTCACGAATTTTTTGAGCAACTTGCGCCATATCAAAATCATGTTCTGGGATAATAATATCATCTGCTCCACCGGCAACACCTGCCCATAAAGCGATATCTCCAGCATCACGACCCATTACTTCAATAATAAAGGTACGTACGTGAGATGTTGCCGTGTCACGTATTTTATCCATTGCATCTAATACAGTGTTAATAGCTGTATCAAATCCAATTGTGTAATCTGTCATTGGAATATCGTTGTCGATTGTTCCTGGAATACCAACAGCTGGGAATCCACGTTTTGTTAAGGCTAACGCACCATGATAACTACCGTCACCACCGATAACAACTAATCCTTCGATACCGAATTTGTTTAGTTGTTCAATTCCTTTAAGTTGTCCTTCTTCTGTTGCAAACTCTGGGTAACGTGCTGAATACAACACAGTTCCACCACGTTGGATGATATCCCCTACATCTGGAACATCTAACTTACGAATATCACCAGCGACTAAACCAGCAAATCCATAGTTTATACCATAAACTTCCATACCTTCATAAATGGCTTTACGTGTTACCGCACGAATAGCAGCATTCATACCAGGTGCATCTCCACCACTCGTCAAAATAGCAATGCGTTTCATAGTTATAACCACCTTTACTAAGTTGTACTTACTCATGTATTTTTATTATGTAAAAAATACTTAAATCCAAAGACTATTCTACCATTATTTTCTGTAAATGTCTTTGCCTATCTATAAAAATTGAAAAAAAATTGAAAATACATTTTATCTTCTAATGTTTTTTTAAGAATCATTTCACTTGAATATGATCATCCCTTCACCTAATAAAGAACTCACCTTACTGATTAATTCAGGATTATCATTTACCCAATAACGCTTATTTAACAATGTGTTATCATGTTTATGACGAAATACTAAAATAACCGGGCACTCTCCTGGAAATGATAATAACACACTTTGTAAATCCGCTAACAATTGATTCGTGTCATTTTCTTTCGTTATATTTATGAAACATCTTAAAACTTCTTTTACATCTTTCGCTAAACGAACATCATTGGCAATGATTTGTAATTCTTGATTATAACGACTTTTTTCTACTTTTCCTCTAACAACATAAACTTCTTGTTCCCCTAATATAGATTGTACTGCTCGGTATACGGTTGGAAAAAGCGTGACAGACAACTTACCCGTTTGATCTGTTCCTTCAAGAAATGCCATTGATTCCCCTTTTTTCGTGCGAATTTTTTTCACGCTAGATGAATACAACAACACCGTCACTTCTTGATTAGGTATTAGCTGCGATGCTTTAGTAGTAGATAGACTAATGAATTTATTTGCATAAAAATCAACTGGATGAGCAGACACATAAGTCCCTAAGTATTCCACTTCTTGTTCCAATTTTTCTTCAACAGTAAAATCTGTACATGTTTCCTTCTTTAAAGCAAGCATATCTAATAAATCTACACTGCCACCACTATATTCGATATTTTGTATCATAGAATCCAAGTCAATAATCAACTGTTTTCTATTTTGATGCAACCGATCAAACGCACCAATATAAATCAATGGCAAAATATTCGCTTGTTTTAACCATTTGCCACTAATTCGTATCAGGAAATTCTCTAATGACTTAAATGGACCACCTTCTTTTCGAATGGTTAAAAGATGTTGGATAAAATCTTTTCGAATCCCTTTAACCGATGAAAAGCCATAAATAATATTGCCTTTATTAAAAGTAAAACTGTATTCACTTCTATTAATATCTGGTGGAGTAATCGTTAAACCGGCTTCTTTTGCCTCAACCACGTATTCGTTCATTTTTGCTGGATTATTTTTCACTGAATGTAAAATTGCTTGGAAAAAGGCCGTTGGATAATGAACTTTTAAATACGCCATCTGATACGCAATCACTGAATACACGACTGCATGCGAACGGTTAAACCCATAATTAGCAAAACGCTCGATGTAATCATACACTTGCATCGCCACGTCTTTTGTATAGCCTTGTTTTAACGCACCATTGACAAAATGATCACGCTCTGTATCAATCACATCCTTGCTTTTTTTACTAATCGCACGACGTAAAATATCCGCTTCACCTAAACTAAATCCAGCCATTTTAGATGCCACTTGCATAACCTGTTCTTGGTAAACAATAATCCCATAAGTATAATGTAAAATTGATTTTAAACTGTCATGCGGATAAGTAATTGGCTCTTGTCCTTTTTTTCGTCGCACAAACGTGTCAATGTTTTCCATTGGACCCGGTCGATACAACGCATTGACTGATGCGATATCTTCAATGGATGTTGGACCTAATTTCCGCAGAACATTTTTTATTCCTTTTGACTCAAATTGAAACACGCCGACCGTGTTGCCTTGTCTAAATAATTCTAACGTTTTTTCATCATCTAAAGGAATATCGGCTAATGATAAATGATTTCCTGTCTGATATTCGATTGAAGATAGTGCGTTTCCTATGATAGAAAGGTTTCGTAAACCAAGAAAATCCATTTTTAACAAACCAATCTCTTCAACTTCTCCCATCGCAAACTGGGTTAATGGAATACCATTGTTTCCTTCTTGCAGTGGAATGAGATTTGTTAAGTCTTGGTCACTAATCACAACCCCTGCTGCATGCGTTGACACGTGTCTTGGCAATCCTTCAATTCGTTTTGCTGTATCAAAGAGTAACTTATTTTTATAAGAATGACCCACTAATTCACGCAATGTTTTCGATTTATCATACGCCTCACTAAGTGTTATCTTTAAATCTTTTGGAATAGCATTAGCCCAACGATTGGCTTCATTTTGTGATAAACCAAACACGCGACTGACATCTCTGACAGCCATTTTCGCCGCAAGAGTACCAAACGTTGCAATTTGTGCGACTCGGTTTTCACCGTATTTTTTATTAACATATTGTAGTAATTCTTCACGCCTATTATCAGGGATATCCATATCAATATCCGGCATGGTGTACCGTTCTTTATTTAAAAATCGCTCAAAAAGTAACTGATACTCAATTGGGTCAACATCAGTAATTAGCAAGACATATGATACGAGAGATCCCGCTGCAGAACCACGACAAGCGGTCACGATATGATGATCTCTAGCATATTTCATGACGTCCCACACAATGAGAAAATAATCATCGTATCCCATCTCATGAATCACGTCTAACTCCATATCAAGACGTGCTTGATATTCTTCATTTAGTTGTCCTTGCAATCTAAAATCAAGACCAGCTTGGCATAATTGACGCAAATAAGTATATGCTGTTTCCTTTTCTGACACTGGAAAACTTGGTAATAGTTTTTGATGCAATGGAATCTCTAAATCAATCATCTCAATAATTTTTTGACTATTGATTAAACAATCAGACAACCCCTTTTCTTCATAAAGTGTTTTAAAATCAGACAGTTGCGGTAAATAATAATCACCAGATAATTGTTCAAAGTCTACAGGAATCACGTCACCTGTTTCAATGTGCTCTAAGACGCTCACAGAAAAGTCATCACTTGGGTTTAAATATCGGACATCTTGCAGTGGCACAACTGGTAAACTATATTTTTTATAATAATATTGCCAATACTCTAACTCTTCATCTTTAGCCTTTAAAGCATTTATTCCACCATATACATCTGTATTTTTTAAAAGGTCTAACAACTCGATTGTTCGATGCTCCATCTGTTCACTACCAACTGCACGTTGCAACTGATATAACTCACTTGTTTGCCACGGGAAAATAACAATCAAATCACTTAAGTAAGGCTGGATTTCTTCTAAAGAAAACACCTCTTTTCTATCTGTCATCGCTTTTTCCGTCGCGATTTTCATCAAATGATGGTAACCAGAAAGATTTTTAGCTAGTAAAATAAGCTGCGCGTCAATTTGTTCTTTCGTTCTATATGAAAGGGTCATTCCAATCAGTGGTTTAATCCCTTGTTTGATACATTCTTGATAAAATAAAACGACACCATGAAGGGTATCAATATCAGTAATCGCTAAACTTGTGTAGCCACGTTCTTTGGCTTCAAATACAAGATCCTTTATGCGATTGGTACTGGATAATAATGAATATTCTGATCTAACTTGTAACTGTCCCAAATCCATGAAACCCCTCCATTAATCTTCTCTTTTTAGTATACCATAATAAGTCGTACTCTCTTTAGAAACAACACTTTCAATCCTTTACTTTTAAAGCAAAGATTGGTAAACTAATTCTTGAAAAGAGGTGCATTAGACATGGGAAGAATTGTTGTCTTTATTTGGGCAATTTTATTAGGACAAGTGGTTAGTTATATTGGTGGAGCACTTCATGGAGTCACTGATTACAACTTCACTGGAACGGTGATTGTATCTTTAATTGCTTGTGCCATCGTAATGATTATTGCTGAAGTAGCAGCGCCAAGCGACGAAAAAAAATCTAAAAAATAAAAAAACATGTAGGAGATTTTTCTCTTACATGTTTTTTATTTAATGTTTAAATTCTTTAATCAGTTCTTTAATGGATAACTGATTTTTAAAGTTGAAGAAGCTAATGGTAATATTCATCAAAATCAGCAAACTTGTTGCGACAAACACCGCACGATATCCAAATCCATTTGCTACAAGTGAACCGACCATTGGACCTGCTACTTGCCCTAAACTCGTAAACATTTGATTAAAACTAAAAATCCGCCCAACACCATTCATCGGTGTAATTTTACTAATCAGCGTATTAACAGATGGCATTAAGGCCCCTGTTGAAAAACCTAGAAGAAAACGACATATGCCTAACTGAAACGGCGACTGGACCATTGACATTGGTAAAATAAATAAAAATGACATCACCAAACCACCTAATAAAACATAATGACTGCCAATGCGATCCCCTAATTTACCTAAAAAAGGGGCAGAAAAAAACTCAGAGACCCCAGCAACAGACACAATCAACCCACTGACAAACAAAATATTACTTGTTTGACCTCCAAGTTCTCTCACATACAAAGTTAAAATAGGGCTGATACTAGTCATTCCTATTTGGATAATAGCCGTAGTGATAAATAAACCAATTAATACTTTTGGTTGTTTCACACTTTGAAAAACTTCTTTGGTCGATACCAAGTCTTTTCTTTCAACCGGTTCAAAATCTTCATGAATAAAAAAGATAGTAAGCATGGTTGTCACAAATAAAATACTCCCTGTTACTAAGAAAACATTTTTAATACCAACAGTCTCTGCTAACAGTCCACCTAGTGACGGGCCAATTAAACTTCCGGCTACCGCTCCTGTTGCTAGTGTTCCTAAAGCCATTCCATTTTTATCCTTTGGCGCCTGCGAAGCAATCATTGCTGTTGCATTTGGGACATACCCAGATAACAATCCATTACAAAATCTCATAAATAATAACCAAAATACATTTGGAACAAACGCTAATGACCCCATCGTGATTGTCATACCTGCTGCCGCACGAATCATCATTATTTTACGACCTTTTCTATCAGCTAAACTGCCCCATAATGGTGCTACAATAGCTGCAGACAACGCTGTTAAACTAATAGATAATCCCGCATAAAATTCTACTTTACTACTCGGCGCTCCCAATTGTTCGATGTATATTGAGATAAACGGCATCACTAAACTATAACTCGCACCAGTAAAGAAACACCCAATCCAAGCAATATACATATTTCGTTTCCAGTCAACCTTCATCGAAATAATATTCACCCTTTCATTTATGCTTATATATTATACTCCTATTGCATCTAAATGAAAGTAAATGGGACATTTTTTATTAATTTGGTCAAAATAATTTTATATGCCGTTGTATGCTCATCCCAGCATTTCTAGTTTTTAATCTTATCAGATAGAAACATCTCAATTTCGTGAACAGATTTCTTAATATCAACTAGTTCTTCTTTTATTTTTATCATATTATATACTTTAAGCTGCTCTTTATAACTTTCCAAAGCCTCATTTTCTGATTCTTTTAACATATCGTTCATTTTATTTCGCCACTTACTTGTATTCGTCACCATAATGATCACCTCATTACAATCATACGATATTATTTTCTTATGTTCCATACAAACAGCACTTTTTTATATTATATGTACATTTAAAAAAATATTTAGATTTCTCTAAAGATTTTCGTTTTTATTCGATTTAAATGTTTTGATAACAAATAAACTACTCATTAATAATAAAATAAATAAACAGACTAAAGCTACTTTTGACCCAGTACTGGTTCCTTGAACAAAATCATTTTGTCCTGATTGGAAAATTCCCACAACAATTGCGACAAATGACGTTGAAATAGCACCCATAAATTGTTGTAATGTACTAAAAATGGCATTCCCGTCATCTTGTAAATCTTCTTTAATAGAAGATAAGCCAACAGTCATGACATTACTGTAAGACAAGCCCACACCTATCATAAAAGTGACATGAGATAAAATAATCAATGCAATGTTTCCTGTTTGAATCACCATAATTAACATTAACCAACCTAAAATTGCAAATAATATTCCCACACCTATTGGCTTTTTAAATCCTAACTTATCTAATATTTTTCCTGACACTGGTGCAAATAACGCACCGACTAAAGCCCCAGGAAACATCATCATCCCAGCATTAGAAGCTGGAACATTTTGGACGATTTGAATAAAGTTTGGTAAAACAAATGACACACCAAGTAAAAGAATTTGATAAACCAAGAATGACATCAAGTAAATAGTAAAGCGTGCGTTTTTAAAAACAACTAAATTAAGTAATGTTTTTTGTTTATTTGTTTTATAGAATAACCCAGCACTGATTAATCCAATCACTAAAGCTCCCCATCCTAATGGTTGTTCTAAATAGCTAAAGAACATCAATAATCCAGTAAACATCACGGATAAATAAAGAACTGCTTTGATATTAATTGAATCACTAATTGATTTTTCTTCTTCTGGGATAGCATACAATCCAACAAGTGTTGAAACAATCAATACTGGAATCAATAATTTATAAATATATGTCCAGTCTAATGTGGTCGTCAATATACCACCATATGTCGGCCCCATCGCTGGTGCAATCGAGGTTGTAAGATTTCCAATACCAATCATCATCCCACGTTTTTCCATTGGGACTTTTGTTAAAATAATATTAAACATTAAAGGTAAAGCAATACCTGTGGCGATACCTTGTAATACACGACCAACCAGTAACATAATAAACCCACCGGCAAAGGCATCGATAACAACTCCTAATAAAAACAACACATTTGAAACCGCAAACAACTTCCGGCGGCTAACGTTTTTTATTAAGTAAGATGACAGTGGCACAACGATTGAAATCATCAATAGATAAATCGTCGTCACCCATTGCACTTGTGATGTTGAAATACTAAAATCTTCCATTAACGTTGGAAACGTCACGTTCATTGCTGTTTCAATCAACACTCCCGAAAAAGCCATCATACCAGTTGCTAGAACAGCTAGATTAACATGAAATTTCTTTTCTGACATAAAAATTCCCTCCATTTTTCCATAAAAAAAACGAAACTTATCCCTAAAGATAAATTTCGCCTCTCTCTCGACACAAGTCAGACTTGTGTTATCTGTACGATTTATTCCCTTATTAGTTTAAAAAAAAAAAACATCACTTGTCAACCAATAAAAGTAAAATTCACTTAAAAAGAATTCACCACAAAATCAAAGACTTCTTTTTCTTTTTCTAACGTGTCATATGCAAAATCTGGATGCCATTGTACACCTAGTATTTTATGATTATCAGAAGATGATTCGATTGATTCTACTACACCATCTTCACTGACTGCTGTTATTTTCAAATCATTACCAATTTTGTTGATACTTTGAAAATGAAACGAATTAACTGTTGCTTTTGCACCATAAATTGGACGCAATAAACTATCACTTTCCAAAAAAATGTCATGCGTCGCAACCCACCTTTCAATAGGGGCTTGCATATGGCGGATTGGTTCTGGATTGCGTAAACTTAAATCTTGATGAAGTGTTCCACCTAAATAAACATTGACTAATTGCATACCACGACAAACACCAAAAATTGGTTTTTGTTGTTTAATAGCTTCTTTAATCAATGCCATTTCAAAAACATCTCGTTCAAGTAATGACAAATGCTCATTGATTGGTTCTTTTCCTTCAAGGTAAAGTGTTGGTGTCACATTTTGACCACCCGTTAAAATAAGTTTATCAATCAAACTCACGTATTCCCTTACATCCTCTTTTTTACCTAAAGGAATCACAACAGGTACACCCCCCACTTCTTGGACTGCACGAACATAGCCAGCTGGTAAATATGATATCGGCAAATTATGCAACGTCTCTCCTGGATCGATTATTTCATTAGCCGAAATCCCTATCATTTTTTTCATTAAATGCCTCCATTTATATCAATCACGATGCTTTTGGCATGTGCTAAAAAGATATTATTTAAAATTATTCTGTGAGTATATCGGTGTCATATGCTCAAAGTCAAGTCCTCCGATTTTTTCATCCAACTTTGTTACAACTTTTTTCTTTTTGACACTATAATAAAAATACTCTTTGTCATCTTTTTTACTTTCGATGACCCCCACATAACGACCATCAATATTATAAATAGCCAGTGGTAACTCATCTAACGTTTTATTATCCAGTCCGTAATCATTCATTATCTCTTTCTTCTTCTCTTCATCAAAATTATTTATTTTAGACATTAAAGCTGATTTGACTTCCCCGTAAATAGCCTTATCTCCTGTGCCTTTATTAGTACAACCTGCAATCATAATTAAAACAGATAAAATAACAAAAAAATACACTCTTTTCATATTTACCTCCATTAGCGAATTATTTTATTAAATATATCATATTTTTTTATAAATAGAAAATTCTAGACTTTTAGCTTCATTTAAGGTTTATTGACTATTCTATATCATATAATATTTTTCATCATACAAACAATGACAGACGAAAGGAGAAAATAAAATGAATAACTTATTCCTTTTAACTTTATTAAAAATCAAACTATTTTTTTATACTTTACTATAAAAAAAGTGGACTGGATATCTAACCAGTCCATTTTTTTATCCCTAAATCGGCAAATTCTGAATCAACTGATCTGCAAAGCCTGAACAACTTACTTCCGTTGCCCCATCCATCAGACGAGCGAAATCATAAGTCACTGTTTTTTTAGCAATCGTGGTTTCTAATGAACTAGTTATGGCTTTAGATACTTCAGGCCAACCAATATGTTCAAATAATAGGCAACCTGACAAAATCACTGACGACGGATTTACTTTATCAAGATTGGCATATTTAGGTGCTGTACCATGTGTTGCCTCAAAAATAGCATGTCCTGTCACATAGTTAATGTTCGCTCCTGGCGCAATCCCAATTCCACCAACTTGAGCGGCTAACGCATCTGAGATGTAATCACCGTTCAAATTCATTGTTGCCACGACATCAAATTCATCTGGTCTAGTTAATATTTGTTGTAAAAAAATATCGGCAATGCTGTCTTTAATTAATAATTTACCAGCAGCTAAAGCATCTGCTTGTGCTTTATTTGCCTCTTTTTCACCATGACTTTCTTTAATCTTGTCATACTGTTGCCAAGTAAAGACACTATCTCCAAATTCTTTTTCTGCTAAATCATATGCCCAGTTTTTAAAGCCACCTTCTGTGTATTTCATAATATTTCCTTTATGAACTAAGGTGACACTATCTCGTTTTTCTTTTAACGCAAATTCAATGGCACTGCGAATCAGCCTTTGCGTTCCTTCAATTGAGATAGGTTTAATGGCAATAGCACTCGTTTCTGGAAAACGAATTGAAGTCACACCAAAATCTTTTTGAAGAATATCAACAAGTTCTTTCGCTTCTTTTGTGCCTTCTGGAAATTCGATACCAGCATAAATATCTTCCGTATTTTCTCTAAAAATCACCATATCCACTTTTTCAGGATGTTTTACTGGTGAGGGAACCCCTTCAAAATAACGAACTGGTCGCAAACAAACATATAAGTCAAGTTCTTGTCTTAAAGCCACGTTTAGCGAGCGAAATCCTCCACCAATCGGCGTTGTTAATGGTCCTTTTATCGCAATTAAATACTCATCAATGATTTCTAGTGTTTCTTTAGGTAGCCAACTGCCTGTTTGATTAAATGCTTTTTCACCTGCTAGTACTTCTTTCCACTGAATGGCTCTTTTTCCTTGATACACTTTTTTTACTGCTTCATCAAACACACGTTGTGCCGCGCGCCAAATATCAGGACCAGTTCCATCACCTTCAATAAAAGGAATAATTGGTTTATCTGGTGTCATTAAAGTTCCATCTACAATTTTTATTTTTCCATCTGTCATATATTAATTGACCTCCTTATATATCACCTGTCTGTCAGCCATAGGGACGTAAGTCAAACTCGTTGGTCCCATATATTTCGAACGAGGTCGCATTAAATTATTTTCATTCTGTTGCTCAAAAACATGTGCAATCCAACCTGAGACCCGACTCATTGCAAATATCAATGTAAACAAATCACTTTCAATGTCCAATGAATGATAAACTGTCGCCGAATAAAAATCCACATTTGGTATCAAACCTTTTTTCTCTCTAATAAATGCTTC from Vagococcus martis includes these protein-coding regions:
- the pyk gene encoding pyruvate kinase; this translates as MKKTKIVCTIGPASESLDTLVELMNSGMNVARLNFSHGDFEEHGARIKNIREAAKITGKTIAILLDTKGPEIRTHNMKDGIVELTTGDIVRIAMSEVEGTKEKFSITYPGLIDDVHVGSHILLDDGLIDLEVIEIDSVNKEIVTKVLNEGVLKNKKGVNVPNVSINLPGITEKDAADIRFGIENDVDFIAASFVRRPSDVLEITEILEQNNATHIQIISKIENQEGIDNLDDILKVSSGLMVARGDMGVEIPTENVPVVQKEMIRKCNALGKPVITATQMLDSMQKNPRPTRAEASDVANAIYDGTDAVMLSGETAAGEYPIEAVKTMRNIAVRTEADLTDRDAYALKLHRKTDMTESIGQAVGHTAKNLDIQTIVAATESGHTARMISKYRPKAHIVAATFTDRVARSLALNWGVFPTVTSKPDSTDDMFVLATKIAKETGFSKDGDLIIITAGAPIGEKGTTNLMKIQLIGSKLCAGQGIGDTAVSAKAIVASSADEANKAMEDGAILVVKTTDKDYMPAISKASAIVVEDGGLTSHAAVVAIAENIPVVVGVEDATSVISNGTILTIDPRQGYIYEGETTI
- the pfkA gene encoding 6-phosphofructokinase → MKRIAILTSGGDAPGMNAAIRAVTRKAIYEGMEVYGINYGFAGLVAGDIRKLDVPDVGDIIQRGGTVLYSARYPEFATEEGQLKGIEQLNKFGIEGLVVIGGDGSYHGALALTKRGFPAVGIPGTIDNDIPMTDYTIGFDTAINTVLDAMDKIRDTATSHVRTFIIEVMGRDAGDIALWAGVAGGADDIIIPEHDFDMAQVAQKIREGRDRGKKHCLIVLAEGVMSGHKFADELAEYGDFHARVSVLGHVVRGGAPSARDRVLASKFGGFAVDLLKNGQGGLCIGSVNNEVVANDIIETLEQKKHQPDLSLYDLNHQISF
- the dnaE gene encoding DNA polymerase III subunit alpha, with amino-acid sequence MDLGQLQVRSEYSLLSSTNRIKDLVFEAKERGYTSLAITDIDTLHGVVLFYQECIKQGIKPLIGMTLSYRTKEQIDAQLILLAKNLSGYHHLMKIATEKAMTDRKEVFSLEEIQPYLSDLIVIFPWQTSELYQLQRAVGSEQMEHRTIELLDLLKNTDVYGGINALKAKDEELEYWQYYYKKYSLPVVPLQDVRYLNPSDDFSVSVLEHIETGDVIPVDFEQLSGDYYLPQLSDFKTLYEEKGLSDCLINSQKIIEMIDLEIPLHQKLLPSFPVSEKETAYTYLRQLCQAGLDFRLQGQLNEEYQARLDMELDVIHEMGYDDYFLIVWDVMKYARDHHIVTACRGSAAGSLVSYVLLITDVDPIEYQLLFERFLNKERYTMPDIDMDIPDNRREELLQYVNKKYGENRVAQIATFGTLAAKMAVRDVSRVFGLSQNEANRWANAIPKDLKITLSEAYDKSKTLRELVGHSYKNKLLFDTAKRIEGLPRHVSTHAAGVVISDQDLTNLIPLQEGNNGIPLTQFAMGEVEEIGLLKMDFLGLRNLSIIGNALSSIEYQTGNHLSLADIPLDDEKTLELFRQGNTVGVFQFESKGIKNVLRKLGPTSIEDIASVNALYRPGPMENIDTFVRRKKGQEPITYPHDSLKSILHYTYGIIVYQEQVMQVASKMAGFSLGEADILRRAISKKSKDVIDTERDHFVNGALKQGYTKDVAMQVYDYIERFANYGFNRSHAVVYSVIAYQMAYLKVHYPTAFFQAILHSVKNNPAKMNEYVVEAKEAGLTITPPDINRSEYSFTFNKGNIIYGFSSVKGIRKDFIQHLLTIRKEGGPFKSLENFLIRISGKWLKQANILPLIYIGAFDRLHQNRKQLIIDLDSMIQNIEYSGGSVDLLDMLALKKETCTDFTVEEKLEQEVEYLGTYVSAHPVDFYANKFISLSTTKASQLIPNQEVTVLLYSSSVKKIRTKKGESMAFLEGTDQTGKLSVTLFPTVYRAVQSILGEQEVYVVRGKVEKSRYNQELQIIANDVRLAKDVKEVLRCFINITKENDTNQLLADLQSVLLSFPGECPVILVFRHKHDNTLLNKRYWVNDNPELISKVSSLLGEGMIIFK
- a CDS encoding YjzD family protein gives rise to the protein MGRIVVFIWAILLGQVVSYIGGALHGVTDYNFTGTVIVSLIACAIVMIIAEVAAPSDEKKSKK
- a CDS encoding multidrug efflux MFS transporter yields the protein MKVDWKRNMYIAWIGCFFTGASYSLVMPFISIYIEQLGAPSSKVEFYAGLSISLTALSAAIVAPLWGSLADRKGRKIMMIRAAAGMTITMGSLAFVPNVFWLLFMRFCNGLLSGYVPNATAMIASQAPKDKNGMALGTLATGAVAGSLIGPSLGGLLAETVGIKNVFLVTGSILFVTTMLTIFFIHEDFEPVERKDLVSTKEVFQSVKQPKVLIGLFITTAIIQIGMTSISPILTLYVRELGGQTSNILFVSGLIVSVAGVSEFFSAPFLGKLGDRIGSHYVLLGGLVMSFLFILPMSMVQSPFQLGICRFLLGFSTGALMPSVNTLISKITPMNGVGRIFSFNQMFTSLGQVAGPMVGSLVANGFGYRAVFVATSLLILMNITISFFNFKNQLSIKELIKEFKH
- a CDS encoding MFS transporter gives rise to the protein MSEKKFHVNLAVLATGMMAFSGVLIETAMNVTFPTLMEDFSISTSQVQWVTTIYLLMISIVVPLSSYLIKNVSRRKLFAVSNVLFLLGVVIDAFAGGFIMLLVGRVLQGIATGIALPLMFNIILTKVPMEKRGMMIGIGNLTTSIAPAMGPTYGGILTTTLDWTYIYKLLIPVLIVSTLVGLYAIPEEEKSISDSINIKAVLYLSVMFTGLLMFFSYLEQPLGWGALVIGLISAGLFYKTNKQKTLLNLVVFKNARFTIYLMSFLVYQILLLGVSFVLPNFIQIVQNVPASNAGMMMFPGALVGALFAPVSGKILDKLGFKKPIGVGILFAILGWLMLIMVIQTGNIALIILSHVTFMIGVGLSYSNVMTVGLSSIKEDLQDDGNAIFSTLQQFMGAISTSFVAIVVGIFQSGQNDFVQGTSTGSKVALVCLFILLLMSSLFVIKTFKSNKNENL
- a CDS encoding gamma-glutamyl-gamma-aminobutyrate hydrolase family protein, which codes for MKKMIGISANEIIDPGETLHNLPISYLPAGYVRAVQEVGGVPVVIPLGKKEDVREYVSLIDKLILTGGQNVTPTLYLEGKEPINEHLSLLERDVFEMALIKEAIKQQKPIFGVCRGMQLVNVYLGGTLHQDLSLRNPEPIRHMQAPIERWVATHDIFLESDSLLRPIYGAKATVNSFHFQSINKIGNDLKITAVSEDGVVESIESSSDNHKILGVQWHPDFAYDTLEKEKEVFDFVVNSF
- the icd gene encoding NADP-dependent isocitrate dehydrogenase translates to MTDGKIKIVDGTLMTPDKPIIPFIEGDGTGPDIWRAAQRVFDEAVKKVYQGKRAIQWKEVLAGEKAFNQTGSWLPKETLEIIDEYLIAIKGPLTTPIGGGFRSLNVALRQELDLYVCLRPVRYFEGVPSPVKHPEKVDMVIFRENTEDIYAGIEFPEGTKEAKELVDILQKDFGVTSIRFPETSAIAIKPISIEGTQRLIRSAIEFALKEKRDSVTLVHKGNIMKYTEGGFKNWAYDLAEKEFGDSVFTWQQYDKIKESHGEKEANKAQADALAAGKLLIKDSIADIFLQQILTRPDEFDVVATMNLNGDYISDALAAQVGGIGIAPGANINYVTGHAIFEATHGTAPKYANLDKVNPSSVILSGCLLFEHIGWPEVSKAITSSLETTIAKKTVTYDFARLMDGATEVSCSGFADQLIQNLPI